The Nostoc sp. 'Lobaria pulmonaria (5183) cyanobiont' DNA window CGACGATAACCAGCCAAGCTATCCCCAAACTAATTCGTAAGCCGGTAAAAATATACGGCAAACTTGCAGGCAAAATTATTTTTGTAATCCGTCGCCAACGCGGCATTTCCAAAACTCGTGCCACATCTAAATAATCTTGGGAAACGCTAGAAACTCCTAAGGCTGTATTAATAATTGTCGGCCATAAGGAAGTTATGAATATGACAAAAATGGCGGAAGGATCTGCTAAGTTGAAAATTGCTAAGGCGATGGGTAGCCAAGCTAGAGGTGATACTGGTTTAAAAATTTGAATGATCGGATTAAACGCTAGCATTGCCCGTCTGGACATCCCAATTAGAAACCCCAGAGGTATCGCTACTACCGCACCTAACAAAAAGCCCAGTAATACTCGACGCAGACTTGCTATCAACAACCAACCAATCCCTAAGTTACCTGGGCCTCGCTCGTAGAAGGGATTTAAGATGTAGTCTAGATTCGCGATTAGCGCTTCTGGTGGGGTGGGCATCAATTCGTGATTGGCAAGTGCAATAATCCACCACAGTACAATTATTCCCAAGAAGCCTAATACAGGTAGAATGAAGACATCTCTAAGGATAATCGGTTTTGCCTTTTTCCAAGTTGCTTGTCCAGCGATCGCTGCGATCGCTGCTAAATTTAGTTGAAATATCATTTACGACCTCAACAGATTTAAGTGCAGGTACAAAAAATTCGAGCAGTACCAGCCTTGGACACCGATGAGATCGGAACATTATAAAAATGCCGTCTCTTCAGTCTCCTCTCAATGCCTAC harbors:
- the ntrB gene encoding nitrate ABC transporter permease — translated: MIFQLNLAAIAAIAGQATWKKAKPIILRDVFILPVLGFLGIIVLWWIIALANHELMPTPPEALIANLDYILNPFYERGPGNLGIGWLLIASLRRVLLGFLLGAVVAIPLGFLIGMSRRAMLAFNPIIQIFKPVSPLAWLPIALAIFNLADPSAIFVIFITSLWPTIINTALGVSSVSQDYLDVARVLEMPRWRRITKIILPASLPYIFTGLRISLGIAWLVIVAVEMLTGGVGIGFFVWDEWSRLNLSSVFLAVFIIGLTGLILDYAVGKIQELVTHRPTTSN